The genomic region GAATTATGAcgtgtttaaaaaataaatgataaatattgttttggATTCcctgtttatttatttatgggaCAATTACAATTTAGTACCTCGGCTTTGCTCTAATTTCGATTTAGCCCCTCAAGCTTGAGTATTGAACTACTTAATTACATTCCAACACCAACATACCCAACAAtaacgaaaaaataaaaataaaaagtttggggcagaagaaaatattaaaaaagttatagaATTGGGTAATATTAAAGTAGTAGACATATGAGCAAATGCGCTAATGGAAActcatcaataataattttttttaaaaataaattactaaacaTGAACTATATTTTTAGTGGTAATTTAACGTAAcgtatttaattaatgttaattaaaattaatattaattaaatatatatcctcaatcatatatatgcttgaacaaaataatttttctacatataatGATCAAATCATGTacatttagaatttaaaaagttatttaagaAACATCAATgtgatcaattaattatttaattttttccctttatataattaaattaatatttaaaattatatacaggTATCGAGTGTGATTcaacaactaatttttataaggtttcaaaatcttaaaataattattttttataagcaAAATGTGAATCGACAAAAATACCTTTCTTATTTTGATGCGTACTAGAAATTTGCTCGCACCACAAGGGTTAAAggatctttaaaaaaaattctaagatATGAGAGGACTAGCCCTCCGAAACAGAGATTAGTATACCAATGTTTAAGTCAGTAACtgattaaagaagaaataaaagggaaaattttgaaataaagtgagaataatggtaaTATATGATTGAAAATGGTGAATATTCATGCGGAGTGCAATTTGTAAGCCTGAAATAGCTAAAAAACAGAGAAATAGTAATGCCAGTAGGCGAGAGTTTGAGAGTAAGAGTAATATTGATGATGTGTCACAAAAAACCTGCACAAaacctttatttataggcttCTATAGAGTTGGATGCGAAACCAATTGCTAAGTATCATATGGCATTGAAAAGCTCTTTGTGTTGGCTATCACACGCAACAAACCGTTagtgatttggataaaaattggAAGAGATACGTGGGCTGGACGGGAACCTGCAAAAGTTGCCTATTTTCCCGGGATTTAGTTATTCATAATCTTTCCAGCTCATTTATTTCTGATTTACTTGGAACCATCTATAGATATTTCAGGGTGATGTCTATAAACATGTTTGGCAAGCTACATGACGTGTCCTCCTAGTTGTATGGTGACGTGTCCGGCTAATATGGGCCTATTTCTTGGGTCTGCCAGTTCAGTAAGGTAGCAGGCAGGCCTGTGGGCTTTATCCGCCCTGCTGGTGGGCTTTATCTGTCCTGCTGGTAGGCTAGTTGGGCTCTTAGTTGGTTGGGCTAGTACGCATAGCTTTTGAGCTTGACTTAACAACTTTAGGGAGCATCATCACCCCCCCTCCACTCCAGGAGTGCAAGTCATAAAGTGGAACTGTTGGAGTAGGTAAGATGTCATGCAAAAAAGAGAATAAGTTTCCTGGTCATTAGCAAGATGAATCCTACTAAGCTTCGAGAATGTTGCTGATCGACTGCTGGGCTCTAGTTGGAGAATATTCCTACCAAAAATGCTATTACTCCCTCCATGTAgagttttgtaaaattttgaattttgaatttccaCCTGTAAAGGAAAGATAATGATTAGCAATAATGATTATGAAGGAAAGGATCCTGTTTTCCCTAGAGACTCATACGGGAGGTGGAAATGACTTTAACTCCTTTATTAGCTGGGTTGTTCATGTTGGATTATATAAGCAATCTTCTTTTCCACTATTATCTCCCTTCACGCTCTTAAGGTAAAGAAAACttccatttttccttcttttctgcGTTTAAGGCTAGAGTAATTTCTAACCCTACAATCTCGTAGGTTCGCGTTCTTTTCTCATTCCCATCTCGCAATGTCTCCTTTCATAGGAAAGTTTCCtaacttttgaaaaactttTAAATCATGTTTGAGGAGAAAGTAAATGAGCAAGCAATTGAGGACTTCCTCATTGACTTGGCAGCTCTCTCTGATAACTCAAAATCCGATCATCCAGAGGAGAGAAGTGAAGAGGAGGTTAGTAGCAAAAAAAGTAAATCTAGGAAAGAAGCAGAGAGGAGAAAAATCGAGAATATGGTGGTTGCCTCTGGTGCCGCGTCCTATTAGGATTTTTTGATCCTGTATAAAAGAGGAGGAGTTAGGAGAAATTAGGGCTAGATTTGGGATACTGAGGAATTTTTTATCCAGGTCCCTACTTCTTCTGAGCGTCCCCATTCGCCTCCTGGGGGTTTTGTAAGTTTCTGTATGGCATAGCTAGAAAGGGGGTTACGATTTCCCAAACCCCCTTTCTTTGCCAAAGTTTCCTTCCTATTCAAAATTCCTTTGAATCAACTCATTCCCATGGCTTTCAGCATTCTTGctggtttttatattttagtaagTAACTTAGGTGAAGTTCCATCTGCTGCCCAAATTCCAATCTTTCTTCATGCTTAAGAAGGCGAGTCCAGGTCTATTCTACTTTACATCTAGAGGTGATGCTCATTTGTtgctttctaattcttttgttaaGGAATGGAAGCATCATTATTTCTTCGTTTCTTCCCCTATTCCATGGGTCTGCCCTACATAGTGGGTTTTAGTAGCTCTTGATTCACCTAGGTACTCTACTCGCACTCACTCTGCTACTTTTCAAACTAGGTTAGATTGTTTAAATACTCTTCATTTTGAGCCTCATGAGTTAACCCACCCGgcctttttctttcatctcGAGCTCAATTTTAAAGAGGTTGTCCTGGATACCGACGCTGGTATAGTTTCTTGTGATTTCTTTTATGTGTTTTCCcttagatttattttgtatttatcttgTTCTCTTTGTGTTTCTGCAGTCAACATGTTCAACAAACTATTGCAAGACAAGGCTTTGACAGAGGGGAATTTTCCTGGCTCTTCCTCCAAGTGTCCCATAGCTAAGAGTCCTTTTTGACACCTTTCAGCTGAGCCTCCACTGAGATCCCAAGGGTAAACGCCAAGCAAAGCCCATGTCACCTCCTGCTAAGAAAACTAAGTCCTCCTCAGGCTCCTTCGTTCAACCTGCTCGCAAACTAGCCACTTATACTAGTACTCTTCGACCTTCGTTAGTGcaaataaaaagagagaaactTGGTGCGAGTGAGACTCCATCCTTACTAAAAGAAGAGGGTGAGAGCAGCCAGGCGGCCAACTGTGTCAAAGGGTTTCTGACTCCCTTGGATAAGAGGTTTCTGGAGAGCCTTCCTCGTGATCAAATCATGAACTTACTGGCTTTATATGCTAGCAAGGTAAAAGGTATAAGAATTTAATTCCAATGTATGCTTAAATTGAGAAGTTTATTTAACATGTTTGCAGACTGTCTTGCAGATTGGGGACTTGCTAGAGCTTGGAGGATCTGCTGTGGAGGAGGCCCAGAAGAAGGTGGAGGAGCTAGAGGGAGATATGCACAAAAAGGAGCGCCAAGATGAGGCTAGCCTTACTTATCTGAGAGCTAAAGTATTAAGCTTACATAGTCGCCTAGAGTAAGCAGTGCTGAAGCTTTAGAATTACTCCTCTACTGAGGAAGGGAaggaaaaaattggatgaactGTAGACCAGTAGGCTGGCAGACTTCAAGAGGTCCAAGGAGTTTCAGCGTCTTCTTGCCAATAACGCTTTAAGGTACTACTATCATGGGTATCGAACTTGCTCGGGTCAGTTTTTTTATACTGGTTATACGCTCTTGACTACTCCCTGGACATTCATGCTGGCTTGGCAGATGCTCCGGAGCCTGATGAGGAAATACCCCAAGAGTTTCCAGAGAGCCTGCTCATGTTCCCCCTGAAAGTGAGGCTCCAACCTGTCTAGAAGATCTCATGGTAGAGGACGCTACCCTTTGAAGACGGTCCCCCTCATGCTGGCTTGACAGATACTCCGAAGCCTGATGCGGAAGTACCTCAAGAGTTTCTAAAGAGCCTGCTTTATACCCCCCCTGAAAGTGAGGCTTCGGCCGATCTAGAAGATCCCATGGTAGAGGACGCTACTCTTTTGAAGATGCCCCCCCTGCTCGCGATGATAGTGCTACCCCTCCTGTTGAtaaatgaaacttactttccTATTTTCCTGTTTTCCAAATAGTATTGTTGCCACCTGCGTGAGGGTTATGGAAGTGCCCGATTGTGGGCTTTGAAtgatttttggatttttattcCTCTTTTTACTTGTTGATCTATGCAATCTCCTTGTTTTCTCTATCTCACACGTCAGTGTTTCAAGTAAGATTCCTGAAAGGATCAATATAGCCTGAAGGGAAAACAGGGGAAGTTGTCTTCTTTCTGTTTTTAGAGATTAATTTCTGCTGGTATTACTTCTTCTCGAAGTGATAAAGTCtgcaaaaactcaaaattactCAATAAAACCAAGCTACATATTGTCAAGGTGTTTTCAACGAATTCTATGTCGACAAAATGCACATGTAATCTCTAAGTTGCCTTAAGAAAATATAGCTATGTGATAAAAATGTAGGCCAATCAAAGTGACCTAAGTAAGAAGTAAGCCATCATGGTGACTTAAAGGAGTGTGCGTCAGCAGGACAACATAAATGAGTGTGCCTAGTAGGAAAACATAAGTAAATATGCGCCTGTAGGGCGGCTTAAGTAAGTACACCAGCAGGGTGGCTTAAGTAAGTGCGCCAGCAAGGCAATTTAAGTAAAACCGAGTTTGTACTGTGCACTTTAGTTTTTAAATCTGATCCTGCAATCGttattgaaacaagaaactctaattttattaagaaagagatgctttacatttaatattcGACTttgtaagtaaataaatttcaagagtAAAACTTCCTGAGGTTACAAGCATTCCTTAGCTGGGAAAGTTTTCTGCCATCTATGTCTTCCAGTTCATACGCCCTAAATTTGATGGTCCGAGTGATTTTATAGGGTCCTTTCTAATTAGGGGTTAGCTTCCCAACTGGTCTAAAAGCGTCGGCTCGTTGAAGTACCAAGTCTCCCACTTGAAATTCTCTCCTCCATATTCATCGATTGTAAGCGTTGACTACCGACCTTTCTGTGCGGGTACGAGCATCTTCTCGTACTCTGTCTATAGGTCCAGATTAGCGCCTAACAAGCTGTCATTATTTTCCTGCTCATAATGTTAGATTCTGAAAGTCTCCAGCTCCACTTCTGCTGAGATGACGGCTTCGAATCCGTacacaaaattgaaatgagTTTCTCTAGTGGTGGAATGAGGGGTATGTATGACCATAGCACTCCTGGAAGCGCATCTACCCACTGTCGCCTGCTTGTGTTAGTTTTGTTTTAATCCCTTGAACCAGGATTCAATTAATGACTTCGACCTGGCCGTTGGCTTAGGGGTAAGCAACGAGCGTGAAACATTTGTTAAATGCCTTGCTCAGCAACCAATTTTGGATTTTCCAACCCTGAATTTGATGACCGTTGTCAGAAATAATAACACAAGGTAAACTATATctacaaatgatattttttcataagaattttatcacttcattttttgtgatttgggTTAAAGGTTCCACCTCCACTCACTTGCTGAAAAAATCTACTGCCATAAGGAGGAATTTACATTATCTTGCTGCAGCTGGGAAAGGCCTAACAATATCTATCCCCTAATGAGAGAACGGACAAGGTGCTGATAGTGTTCTGAGGGGTTCTGCTAGAACATGAATGAGTGAGGCATGTTGTTGGCATTGCCCACATTCTTTTGCCCAGCTTATTGCATCTTCCTTAAGGATTGGCCAGAAATATCCTGCTTGCAAAGTTTTATTGGCTAAAGCAATGCCACCTAGGTGGGATCCACAGAGCCTTTATGTATTTCCTGTAATACATTTCTCCCTCGCTCCATTGACAAACATCGAAAAAAAGGTTGAGAAAAACTACATTTATACAAGTTGACATTAAGTAGAGCAAACTTGGCTGCCCTACTCTTTGTTGACATTAAGTAGAGCAAACTTGGTTGCCCTACTCTTTAAGCGGGCTGCTTCCATTTCATCAATAGGAAGGAAACCTTCTATAAGGTAGTCCAGGAGGGGTTTCCTCCAATCTATCTCAACCTGCAATTGAGCAATGTCAGTtttgagagaattttttacaAGGATTCTTACAGTGATGCTGCGAGTACTACAATTAACCTAGAAGCTAGTTAATCGGGCTAGATAAACAGCTTTGGCATTTTCTGTTTGAGGAATTTGGTGGAGCTGGAAATTGTTCAACTAGCTTATGGGTTTGCCTATCTCCTGGAGGTATTCTTTTATCCTTTCCTCTTTGACCTCATATTCGCCTTCTATTTGCTTAGTCACTAGCTGGGAATCACAGTAGGCGATTAAGTTTCTAGCTCGTGCATCTAAAGCCATCTTGATACCTGCAACGAGGATTTCATATTCGGCCTCATGTAGAAGCTTTGAAGTCGAATCGAATAGCATATTCTAACTCATCCCCCTTCGGGTTGGTGAGCAACATTCCAGCTCCACTACCAGCAAGTGTGGAGAGCCATCTACATTTAGTAACCAGTTACCTTCATCTTCTTATGTAAGTGTGGCTTCGTTCATGAATTCGGCCAAAACTTGTGCTTTGATAGCCGACCTGGACTGGTATGAAATATCATACTCACTAAGATCGATGGCCCATTTTATCATTCTTCTCGAGGTTTCTGCCTTGCTTAAAGTGGTCCTCAATGGGGCATTAGTACGCACACAAATATAATGTGATAAAACAATAAGGTCGTAATTCGCGTGCTGTTATAATTAAAGTGAAAGCTAACTTTTCTACCTCAGGGTACCATTATTTGGTCCAATGTATACCTTGCTCACGTAATAGAATAGGTTTTTTGTGTCATTCTTCTTTGATGAGTACGCAGCTAACTGCCTGTTGCCTTCCTGCCAAGTAGGGGTATTAGGTCTT from Sesamum indicum cultivar Zhongzhi No. 13 linkage group LG3, S_indicum_v1.0, whole genome shotgun sequence harbors:
- the LOC105157132 gene encoding uncharacterized protein LOC105157132, whose translation is MSPPAKKTKSSSGSFVQPARKLATYTSTLRPSLVQIKREKLGASETPSLLKEEGESSQAANCVKGFLTPLDKRFLESLPRDQIMNLLALYASKTVLQIGDLLELGGSAVEEAQKKVEELEGDMHKKERQDEASLTYLRAKVLSLHSRLE